The Niastella koreensis GR20-10 genome includes a window with the following:
- a CDS encoding SusC/RagA family TonB-linked outer membrane protein produces MKKKFDCCMKPSGTFVFSFLLFFTIFLFSFPGSASAQSLTVSGTIKDDKGAVLEGAVIQVKGSDRSVVADNKGKYTIIVAGPDAVLVFSFTGYKGVEETVGQRKQIDVAMESTGGRLDDVVVVGYGTQKKKDLTGAIATIGSAELNKRVATDPTQLLQGKLPGLSLTQSSGEAGNENFVLRIRGLGTNSSAGSSPLIIVDGLPGSLTNLDPQNIESITLLKDAASAAIYGTRAANGVILVTTKQGANGKFQLSYDLNVGITRPTALPKNLVYNSATYMEMWNQAAINSNYANRYTQAQIDAYKNPSDPNLYPSVNWLDIVMRTVTTQTHHIGMTGGRNGTTYNVGLGYVDQPDIMIGFSYKKYNLQFNLNSKINDWATIGGSMTFNYGKRLYASRGSQDQFLSAMSQEPMTGPQLPDGSGRYVNSVYPNVQSPNKNPVAIAQNALVNNMDYYFQNNIYINIRLLKGLEWRTSGGFNYDFQKTKDFKPVINQYNWFAGPNDAPERTLDVNGQGMTVTDNNYIYPVGYTQLTYSKQIGNHNFKALAGTQAEYNKTEVLAGSRNTPYSTNQLDELSAGPSGSQIATGTSSEWSLRSYYGRLNYDYDGKYLFEANARYDASSRFPPENKWALFPSFSAGWVMTREKFLEHIPWLNTLKLRGSWGRLGNQNISNYPYQLVYSNLNAYNNNIQYAYSFSGNSLNAGAALNALTDRNIHWENTRVVDVGMDVTVFRSLNVTFDWYNKFTYDILATPAIPAYVGLSAPTINNGQMRNTGFEASVQYTGKVADVNYSVGGTFQTNKNTLVKYGAQQINTGNNTINIEGQPYGSFYMLKYAGIFQSVDEINKSPKQQFNSQPGFLKFQDVINDGVIDSKDRVIVPGVFPKFDYSFNASASWKNFDMTIFLYGSYGQKIYANGWGVQPFNQGSPPTYDWLNAWTPSNPSTTMPLIYITGQGDASSNIGTASTYYLKDGSFLRIKNLQVGYTVPQNIVKHIAMSSLRVFASGDNLATFTKFKGLDPERVPSSSNNRYVVHPQNQVFSFGVKAVF; encoded by the coding sequence ATGAAAAAGAAGTTTGATTGCTGTATGAAACCGTCCGGCACTTTTGTTTTTTCTTTTCTCCTGTTTTTTACAATCTTTCTTTTTTCTTTTCCGGGTTCCGCATCTGCCCAATCGTTGACGGTAAGCGGCACCATAAAAGACGACAAAGGGGCTGTACTGGAAGGAGCAGTAATACAGGTTAAGGGTTCTGACAGATCGGTAGTGGCCGATAACAAAGGCAAATACACAATCATAGTGGCAGGCCCCGATGCGGTGCTGGTGTTTTCTTTTACGGGGTATAAAGGAGTAGAAGAAACGGTTGGACAACGCAAACAAATTGACGTTGCCATGGAGTCTACCGGGGGCAGGCTCGATGATGTGGTAGTGGTAGGGTATGGAACGCAAAAAAAGAAAGACCTTACGGGCGCCATTGCTACAATAGGCAGTGCTGAACTAAATAAGCGGGTGGCTACAGACCCTACGCAGTTGTTGCAGGGAAAATTGCCTGGTCTGTCTTTAACCCAGTCATCGGGTGAAGCGGGTAATGAAAATTTTGTACTGCGTATAAGAGGATTGGGAACAAATAGCTCTGCCGGAAGTAGCCCGTTGATTATTGTGGACGGTTTGCCCGGAAGCCTTACCAACCTCGATCCGCAGAATATTGAATCAATTACCCTGTTAAAAGACGCGGCATCTGCCGCCATTTATGGAACCCGGGCTGCCAATGGCGTAATTCTGGTTACCACCAAACAGGGGGCCAATGGAAAATTTCAGTTGAGCTATGATCTCAATGTTGGTATCACCAGGCCTACGGCCCTGCCCAAGAACCTGGTGTATAATTCTGCTACTTACATGGAAATGTGGAACCAGGCCGCTATCAATTCCAACTATGCAAACCGGTACACCCAGGCGCAGATCGATGCGTATAAAAATCCATCCGATCCCAATCTGTACCCCAGTGTAAACTGGCTCGATATTGTGATGCGCACCGTTACCACCCAAACACATCACATCGGCATGACGGGTGGCCGAAATGGGACTACCTATAATGTAGGTTTAGGCTACGTAGATCAACCCGATATCATGATCGGCTTTTCCTACAAAAAATATAACCTGCAGTTCAACCTCAATTCAAAAATAAATGACTGGGCTACTATCGGCGGAAGCATGACGTTCAACTATGGTAAAAGACTGTATGCATCGCGCGGCAGCCAGGACCAGTTTTTATCTGCCATGTCGCAGGAACCCATGACCGGCCCCCAATTGCCTGATGGCAGTGGCCGGTATGTAAATTCTGTATATCCCAATGTACAGAGCCCCAATAAAAACCCGGTAGCCATTGCCCAAAATGCATTGGTTAATAACATGGATTATTATTTTCAAAATAACATCTACATAAACATTCGTTTGTTGAAGGGGCTTGAATGGAGAACAAGCGGTGGTTTCAACTACGATTTTCAGAAAACCAAAGACTTTAAACCCGTAATTAACCAATACAACTGGTTTGCCGGACCTAACGATGCACCGGAACGCACCCTCGATGTAAACGGACAGGGCATGACGGTAACTGACAATAATTATATCTACCCCGTTGGTTATACACAGTTAACCTATTCAAAACAGATAGGCAACCATAATTTCAAAGCATTAGCCGGTACGCAGGCTGAATACAATAAAACCGAAGTATTGGCCGGGAGCCGTAATACGCCCTATTCCACCAATCAATTGGATGAATTGAGTGCCGGGCCATCGGGATCTCAGATAGCGACCGGAACTTCCTCAGAATGGTCGTTGCGTTCTTATTATGGCCGCTTGAATTATGATTACGATGGTAAATATTTATTTGAAGCCAACGCCCGCTACGACGCTTCTTCCCGCTTTCCGCCCGAAAATAAATGGGCATTGTTTCCTTCTTTCTCTGCCGGCTGGGTAATGACCCGCGAGAAATTCCTGGAGCATATACCCTGGTTAAATACATTAAAGCTGCGTGGTTCCTGGGGCCGGTTGGGTAACCAGAATATTTCAAACTATCCCTATCAACTGGTGTATTCCAATTTGAACGCCTATAATAATAATATCCAATATGCGTATTCTTTTTCTGGTAATTCTCTGAATGCCGGCGCTGCTTTAAATGCATTGACCGACCGCAATATTCACTGGGAGAACACCCGGGTAGTTGATGTGGGTATGGATGTAACCGTATTCAGATCATTAAATGTAACGTTCGATTGGTATAATAAATTCACCTACGATATTCTGGCAACCCCAGCCATACCAGCCTATGTTGGTTTAAGCGCCCCTACCATTAATAACGGGCAAATGAGGAATACCGGTTTTGAAGCATCAGTACAATATACAGGCAAGGTGGCTGATGTTAATTATTCAGTGGGTGGAACTTTCCAGACCAATAAAAATACCCTGGTAAAGTATGGCGCTCAGCAGATCAATACCGGCAACAATACCATTAACATTGAAGGCCAGCCTTACGGTAGTTTTTATATGTTAAAATATGCCGGCATTTTCCAAAGCGTTGATGAAATTAATAAATCACCAAAACAACAATTCAATTCCCAGCCCGGTTTTCTGAAGTTCCAGGATGTGATTAACGATGGAGTAATAGATTCGAAGGACCGCGTGATAGTACCGGGTGTTTTTCCCAAATTCGATTATTCTTTTAATGCCAGCGCTTCCTGGAAAAATTTCGATATGACCATTTTCCTGTACGGTTCATATGGTCAGAAAATATACGCCAACGGTTGGGGCGTACAACCTTTCAACCAGGGTTCGCCGCCAACTTATGATTGGTTAAATGCCTGGACGCCTTCTAACCCAAGCACCACTATGCCTTTGATCTATATAACAGGTCAGGGCGATGCCAGCAGCAATATAGGAACTGCTTCTACCTATTATTTGAAAGACGGTTCTTTTTTACGGATAAAAAATCTGCAGGTAGGTTATACAGTACCGCAAAACATCGTGAAGCATATTGCCATGAGCAGTTTGCGGGTGTTTGCCTCCGGTGACAACCTGGCCACCTTTACCAAATTCAAAGGACTTGACCCCGAGCGGGTGCCCAGCAGCAGCAACAACCGGTATGTGGTGCATCCGCAGAACCAGGTATTCTCCTTTGGCGTAAAAGCCGTTTTTTAA